A stretch of Oligoflexia bacterium DNA encodes these proteins:
- a CDS encoding SurA N-terminal domain-containing protein, with product MHLLKKFKLTARKQKNTSRFELAALLETKPLKTVLLLGFMALCLHAQKSFAKVIDKVVARVNNEIILLSDLESTRRGMLAQEPSLKELSAEQINDKVIDQLINDKLVDQEIKARGFTPSESDVDASVTAVMQQNGMKSVDELKFALKQEGIAFEEYKKNLAKQQAQGRLMAWLIRPKLKGLSKENIKKILEEKKQQQASEKKDNAFELYMLFKSKQNSSDKAMQKIDDKIKSLDDFIKQAKKHTEGPAPTEGGYLGVVKKTDLKQNILEAAEALNAGQKSNIIEDENGYYILFLKDKRYVDLEISDEMIEAYKQQEENKLLAKAFERFVIDLRRKANIQKYL from the coding sequence ATGCACTTATTGAAAAAATTTAAATTAACCGCCCGCAAACAAAAAAACACATCTCGTTTTGAGCTGGCGGCTTTGTTAGAAACTAAACCATTAAAAACAGTTTTATTGCTTGGATTTATGGCCCTGTGCTTGCACGCTCAAAAAAGCTTTGCAAAAGTAATTGATAAGGTTGTTGCCCGCGTAAATAATGAAATTATTTTGTTATCTGATTTAGAATCCACCCGACGTGGAATGCTTGCGCAAGAGCCAAGTTTAAAAGAACTTTCAGCAGAGCAAATCAATGATAAAGTTATTGATCAATTGATTAATGATAAGCTGGTTGATCAGGAAATAAAGGCAAGAGGTTTTACGCCGTCTGAGTCAGATGTTGATGCATCTGTAACGGCAGTCATGCAACAAAATGGCATGAAAAGTGTGGATGAACTTAAATTTGCCTTGAAACAAGAAGGAATAGCTTTTGAAGAATACAAGAAAAATTTAGCCAAACAACAAGCTCAAGGAAGATTGATGGCATGGTTGATTCGTCCTAAATTAAAAGGTTTGAGTAAAGAGAATATAAAAAAAATATTAGAAGAAAAAAAGCAACAACAAGCCAGTGAAAAAAAAGACAATGCCTTTGAGTTATACATGTTGTTCAAGTCAAAACAAAACAGCAGTGATAAAGCCATGCAAAAAATTGATGATAAAATCAAAAGTCTTGATGATTTTATAAAGCAAGCCAAAAAACATACAGAAGGCCCAGCGCCTACTGAAGGGGGCTATTTAGGTGTGGTTAAAAAAACAGATTTAAAACAAAACATATTAGAAGCAGCAGAAGCCCTTAATGCTGGTCAAAAAAGTAATATTATAGAAGATGAAAACGGCTATTATATTTTGTTTTTAAAAGACAAGCGTTATGTTGATCTTGAAATCAGTGATGAAATGATAGAAGCCTACAAACAACAAGAAGAAAATAAACTTTTGGCCAAAGCTTTTGAGCGTTTTGTCATTGATTTGCGCAGAAAAGCCAACATTCAAAAATATTTGTAA
- a CDS encoding 4-hydroxythreonine-4-phosphate dehydrogenase PdxA → MSKTIGITLGDIWGIGPEIIVKSLLDLQTRDSHTIKIFSDQKSFAALAKEQNLLSDYDKLINNHKIQWEPLAVDAYTRPENKLQRASIAKASLDAAIEQAMQQELQGIVTAPLDKKIMQEVIENFVGHTEYLQEKTKVKQTWMMLSNDELNIVLLSNHLLLKEVSGSISQEKIMVAVKDMVSHFKNLGKSSIKIAVCALNPHCGELSENSEEKTIIKPTIDKLNKQGFEVEGPFSADALFYQARKNQRWTAILAMYHDQGLVAAKYSGTDQAINITLGLPFIRVSPAHGVAYDLVGKNMAQHQSMFKALQYILAGSKKSRSDI, encoded by the coding sequence GTGAGCAAAACCATTGGCATAACATTGGGTGATATTTGGGGTATAGGTCCAGAAATTATTGTCAAAAGTTTACTTGACCTTCAGACTAGGGACTCACATACGATCAAGATTTTTTCGGATCAAAAAAGTTTTGCTGCATTGGCTAAAGAACAAAACTTATTGTCTGATTACGACAAACTTATAAACAATCATAAGATACAGTGGGAACCGCTTGCTGTTGACGCATATACGCGGCCAGAAAATAAATTACAAAGGGCAAGCATCGCCAAAGCATCTTTGGATGCGGCAATAGAGCAAGCCATGCAACAAGAATTGCAGGGTATCGTCACTGCACCATTAGACAAAAAAATCATGCAAGAGGTGATTGAAAATTTTGTTGGGCATACAGAGTACTTGCAAGAAAAGACCAAAGTTAAGCAAACGTGGATGATGTTAAGTAATGATGAATTAAATATTGTTTTGTTGAGTAATCATCTTTTACTCAAAGAGGTCAGTGGCAGTATCAGCCAAGAAAAAATAATGGTTGCTGTTAAAGATATGGTTAGCCATTTTAAAAATTTGGGAAAAAGCTCTATCAAGATAGCAGTTTGTGCCTTAAACCCTCATTGTGGAGAACTCAGTGAGAACAGTGAAGAAAAAACCATCATTAAACCGACTATTGATAAATTGAACAAGCAAGGCTTTGAGGTAGAGGGCCCATTTTCAGCAGATGCTTTATTTTATCAAGCCAGAAAAAATCAAAGATGGACAGCCATTTTGGCCATGTATCATGATCAAGGTCTTGTGGCGGCCAAGTACTCAGGCACAGATCAAGCCATCAATATAACTTTAGGATTACCGTTTATAAGGGTTTCTCCAGCGCATGGCGTGGCCTATGATTTGGTGGGGAAGAATATGGCACAACATC